The window ATACTAACGCCAAGAATTGGTTTACTCATAATACTCCTCACCGATCATTGTAAAGTATTTATAGGCTTCGTTTTTTCTAACAGTGCTTTGTGGAACCTCCTCAACCCTGTATCTAACTTTTTTCTGTTTGAAGAAAATCTCTATTGTATCGCCCTTTTTGATTTCTGTTGAGGCTTTGGCTTTTTTTGAGTTTACAAACACAAATCCATCATCACACATCTGCTTGGCAATACTTCTTCTTTTAATAATCCTTGTTTGCTTTAAAAACAGATCAAGTCTCATTTGAGATAGATTTCTATATCAGCTCTTGAGCGCACCATCTTTAGCCAGCTGTTTAACTTTGCCTGAAGTCTTTGTTCTATCAGCCTGTTTCTGGCTATGGTTTCAATATCGCTGCTGTTTTTATAGCCCAAAAGCTTTACGATATAGTAATTTCCATCTGATTCTATAATGTCTGAATATTCTCCTGCCTTTAGTGAAAGCAATTTTTCTCTTAGGTAAGGATTTACTGCACCAACAGGTATAACCCTTTTTGTTTGTTTGTTTAAAGAGTATTTAGCTGCAACCTCATCGAAAGACTTGCCTTCTTTGAGCAACTTATAAGCTTTTTGTGCATCTTTGAGTGTTTTTAGTGTAATAATATCTAACTGAAATAGTTTTGTGTTTTGCTCAAATAGTTCTTTGTGCTGTTTTATATAATTTTTAATCTCTTTTTTTGAAATTTTAATTGTTGGCAAAAAACTCCTTCGGGCAAATTTAATCTGATAAATCCTCAATTTAATGCCTTCTTTGTAATAGTGTAAATCTATGCCGCTTTCTTTGAGTTTGTTTAAAAACTCATCCACAGTAAGGTTATTTTGATTTGCTATCTGCTGGATATATTTTTCTACCTCCTCATCAGTTACCTCGATACCTACATTTTTTGCCATCTGCTCAATCAAATATCCATCGATAACTTCATTTAAAAGCTGCTTTGGTGTTTTTGCCTGATAAAAACCTGCTATATTTTTAAGCTCATAAAGTGTAATAGGCCCTCCGTTAACTGTTGCAACAATTTTGTCAATTAGCTCAGCCCTTGCAGTTAAGCTAAAAACTATTATAACAACTGCTACAAGAAAACTCTTCATCTTTGCCACTCTCCTTTTTTATCTCACATCTAACTATACAAAAAAAACCGTATTTAGCAAGAAGTTTCTTGAAAAGATAGCCTTATTTGGTTATCTTTTTAGCCAAGGAGGAGTCTATGTATGATTGTATTGAGGCAATAAAACAAAAAAGAATAAAAAAGATAGAAAAAGAGACATTTCTGGTGTCTGAGAAACATATCCTTAAGGCAAGAAATGGTGATGAATATGTGGGTTTGAAGCTAAAGGACAGAAGCGGCATTATAGATGCAAAGATATGGAACAATCTATTGCATCTAAAGGATAGATTTGAAGCGGGTGATTTTGTGAAGATAACAGGTGAGAGCAATTTTTATAACGATAACTGGCAGGTAATTATCAAGGATATTGAAAAAATAGATGAAAAGGATGTTGATAAAAAGGCGTTTTTGCCTTCCACAAGCAAAAATTTAGACCAACTGCAAAATGAACTGTTTGGTTTAATCGATAGCATAAAGCATCCCGGCTTGAAAAAGCTCCTTGAGGAGATCTTTACAGATGAAGTATTTTTTGAACGATTTATTCATGCTCCCGCTGCAAAATCGATGCATCACGCCTATGTCGGTGGGCTTTTGGAGCATACCGTTTCTGTGGGCAAAATTGCATTATCTTTGACTAAAGAATACAAAGATATAGACAGAGATATGCTAATAAGCTGCGCACTTTTGCACGATATAGGCAAGGTTTATGAGTTGGACCCCATGACCTTTAACTACACAACAGAAGGTAAACTGATAGGTCATATCATTATCGGATATACAATCGTTCAAAATAAACTTGAAAAGCTCAATGTGTCCGAAGATACAAAAATCAACCTTCTGCACTGCATTTTAGCTCATCACGGTGAATATGAATACGGATCACCAAAAAAACCCAAAACAAAAGAGGCTATTTTGATAAATCTGATAGATATGCTGGATTCTCGAATGGAGCCAGTTTTAAATGCAAAGATAGATGAAAACACAGGCTGGAGCGATATGATTAGAATTATAGGAAAGAGTATCTATGCGCCAAAAAAACAAAAAGAACTCTTATAAATATATTGCCTTTGAAGGTATAGACAAAAGCGGCAAGACCACCATAGCGGAAAAATTTGCCGATTATCTTTCTATTGAATACCCTGTCTTTCTAACAAAAGAACCTGGTGCAAAAAGCGGCGTTTTCAGAGATCTACTGTTAAGTCAGAGATGGAATAAAAAAACCGAGTTGTTTTTGTTTTTGGCAGACAGAGCAGATGGTGTTGAACTTATAAAAAAAAGGCTTACAGAAGGTATTGTAATAAGCGACAGAAGCCTATATTCAACTCTGGCTTATCAGGGCTACGGTGAGGGTATAGATATAGATTTTTTAACAGAGCTAAACAGGTTTGCCACAGATAATCTGTTTCCCGATGTTGTTTTTTTGATCGATATAGACCTTGATACAATGAAAAAAAGAAGCAGTCAGGCTGATGCCATAGAATCAAAATCTATTGAGTTTTTTAAACGGGTAAGAGAAGGTTATCTGAGACTTGCAGATAGATTTGATAATTTTTTTGTTATTGATGGAACTAAAACTATAGAAAAGGTATTTAACCAGGTGGTTGATATATGGAATTCTCTTTAGATAAATTCAGTGTTTACATACTTGATGGTTTCAGAAAAGATGAAGCAGAAGCCCTGTTTGATGCAAAAATAGAGTATTTTGATAAGCTTTCAATAGATGATGTAAGAAACATCAAACAGATGGCTGAGACTGCAACATCGAAGATAGCTTTCTTTATTAATGAGGTGGGTTTTGAGGCTCAAAACGCCCTTCTAAAGATTACCGAGGAGCCGCCGCAAAATGTCTATTTTGTATTTTTAAATAAAGAGCTTCTATTGGATACACTTATCTCACGAGCGCAGATTATTAGAAAACCATCTAAAAGGTCTATTGATGATGAGATAGAAAGACTCATGAATAGTGATAAAGAAGAGATTTTTAGCTATATCATGCAATTAAAAAAGGATGAGATTTTAACCTTTACTGAGAAACTGAAGGATACACTTGCTTTAAAAGGAGAATATAGAAAGCTTGAAAAACTCTCAGAGATGATAGCCGATTTTAAGCAATTCAACTTAAATGAACAGCTGTTTCTTGCTAATGTATTTGACTGTATAATGGAGGCGTGATGAAGATTGCAATTGTTGAATTTATGAGGGTGGGTCACCTTTACCCATACACCTTTGATGGTATCGAATTAGAAAGAGGCGATATGGTGCTTGCGGAGTATGAGAGGGGTCTGCAGTTAGGGAAGGTTGTAAAAATCGATGAAATCCAGACAACTGATGAGGATGTAAAGCCAATTATCAGAAAGGCAACGCAGGAAGACTTAGAAACCTACAACGAAAACAGAGAGCTTGAGAAAAAGGCTTTTGAGGTTTGCAGAGAGGAGATAAAGAAATTTCAACTCAATATGAAGCTTGTAAAAGTTGAATATATGATGGATAGAAAAAAAATCGTTTTTTACTTTACCTCACCCACGCGGGTGGATTTCAGATCGCTTGTCAAAAGCCTTGCCTCAATCTTTAAAGCCCGCATAGAGATGCGCCAGATTGGCGTAAGGGATGAAGCTCGAATTCTTGGAGGGTTGGGATTGTGTGGCGATGAGCTGTGCTGCTCTCGTTTTTTGAGGGTGTTTAACCCTGTAACAATGAAGATGACAAAGCAGCAGAATCTCAACATAAATGTTAAAAAAATATCCGGTGCATGTGGCAGGCTGATGTGTTGCCTGTGGTATGAACATGAGTTGTATGAGGAATTTCTGGAGATTGCACCACCCATGGATGCATTGGGCAGGGCAGGAGAGATAGAAGGTAGGGTTGTTTACATAAACCCTATAAAAAGAACCGTTATTTTAAGAACGCAGGATGGTATTATGGCAGAGGTTGCCTTCAACGAAGTGGAGGTTATAGAAAAACCGCAAAATAGTATGGAAGATGATCAAAATAATGATGAAGGAGAGGAACAATGAAAAAACATTACATTACCACACCGATCTACTATGTAAACGATGTGCCCCATATCGGGCATTCCTACACAACACTTGCAGCCGACACACTTGCAAGATACAGAAGACTGTTGGGTGATGAGGTATTTTTTTTAACGGGCACAGACGAGCATGGGCAGAAAATTCAAAAAGCAGCAAAGCAGCAGGGACTAAGCCCCAAACAGCTTGCCGACAGGGTTGTTGAAAACTTTAAAAAATTGTGGGTAAAACTTGACATAACCAACAATTACTTTATCAGAACAACCAATGAAAACCACAAAAAATGTGTTCAGGAAGCGTTTGAATATATCTACAAAAAGGGTGATATCTATAAGGGCGAGTATGAGGGATGGTATTGCATACCCTGCGAAAGCTACTACTCAGAAATCGAAATAGGCGAGGATAAAACCTGCCCTGTATGCGGTAGAAAGCTGGACCTTGTAAAAGAGGAGAGTTATTTCTTTAAGCTTTCTGCCTATCAGGATAGGCTACTTGATTTTTACAATAAGCATCCCGATTTTGTTTTGCCTCAAAGCCGTTATAACGAAATAAAGAGCTTCGTCAATATGGGGCTTAAGGATTTAAGCATCACAAGGACATCATTTGATTGGGGCATCCCCGTTCCGTTTGATGATAAGCATGTGATTTATGTCTGGTTTGATGCACTGTTGAATTATGTGAGCGCCATTGGTTGTAAAAAAGGTGAGTTTAATAGTATATGGCCAGCTGATGTGCATTTTGTGGGTAAGGATATCTTGAGATTCCATGCCGTATACTGGCCAGCCTTTTTAATGGCACTCGATATTGAATTGCCCAAACATGTTGTGGCGCATGGCTGGTGGACTGTGGATGGTAAAAAGATGAGCAAATCTTTAGGCAATGTTGTTGACCCCAATGAGATGATTGAAAAATACCCACGCGATGCATACAGGTATTTCCTTTTGCGTAATGTGCCGTTTGGGCTTGATGGTGATTTTTCAGAGAGCGAGCTAATAGAAAGAATTAATTCTGATCTGGTAAACGATTTTGGCAATCTTTTAAACAGAAGCCTTACCATGATGGAAAAATACTCTGGTGGTATTATTGAGCGCCCTGAGGCTATCGAAGATGATACCCTATCTACATCTGCAAAGGATACATTCGATAAGGTAAAAAAAGACCTTGAAGTGTTCAGGTTTGATGAGGCTTTAATAGATATCTTTGAATACATAAGAAAGGTCAATAAATACATTACAGAAAAAGAACCGTGGAGTTTGAAAAAAGCAAAAAAAGAAGATGAGCTAAAAGAGGTGCTTTATAACATTTATGCAGCCCTGAAGTTTATCAGTGGTGTTATTTCACCGTTTTTACCTGATGCAGCATCAAAGATGCAAAAGATGCTTGCCATAGATAAAAACCACAAAATAGATTTTTATCTTGATTTCTATAATATTGAAAAGGCTACTGTTAAAAAAGAGGGAATGCTGTTTGAAAGAATAGAAACAGAAAAATCTAAAGAGGAAAAAACAGAAAAAAAAGAGGAGGACAAAAGAATTTCGATTGATGAGTTCTTTAATGTAAAATTAAAAGTTGCAAAGGTTCTTGAGGCAGAAAGTGTTGAAAAATCAAGAAAATTGCTTAAACTTAAAATTGATATAGGAGAGAAAAAACCGCGTACACTTGTTGCTGGCTTGAAGGAGTTTTATAAACCAGAGGAGTTGGTGGGAAAATACATAATAGTGGTGGCAAATTTGAAACCTGCCAAACTGATGGGTATTGAATCAAACGGCATGTTGCTTGCGGCAAAGGATGGTGAAAACCTGGCTTTGCTTACAGTGGAAAAACCCGTAAAACCTGGCGCATCGATTAGTTAAAAAGGAGGGGCGGCATGAATGTAAATCCTGCTGCCTCCAATCCCATACTTTACTATAAATTGGATCCGGGCGAGTGGGGATCTTCTGCGCCTGCCTCAGCAGGTCAGTCTGTTGCCCATGTTTCAGGTCATGAATCTGCAAACCTTTTGCGTTTTGAAAATCAGGCTGCTAAAAAGGGCTGCTATGTTGTGGCAAAAGATCTGTATCTAAATTTTTCTAAAAATGGCATCTATCTTGCTGCAACAAGCGGCAGATCACAGGCTATAACATACTGCCCCAAAAAAGATAAAAATCAGATTATAAAAAACAATATCAAAACGGCTATTGACAAAAAGATCGCAAGCTACAGCAAACAGCAACTTGAACTTGAAATCCTTGCAAAAACATCCAAAGATAATGCCTCCAGAACGATTTTTGAGGAAAAACTTAAGGAGATTAGGGATAGAAAACTACTACTTGAACAGAAGAAATTGAGAATTTATACACAACTAACGCTTCTACTTGCCCAGAATATCAATGTAAGCCCGCAGCTTTTAAATATCAATATCTACGCTTGAAAAAACCTATAACATAAAACGATAATCCATACCAGATAGCTGCTAAAGCAAGCATAAAGTAAAAAAGCATGATGCTTCCAGAGCCCCTGCCGTATGAATGCAGACCCGCTGCAATGTAGAAGTTTACGCCAAAGTATGTTAAAAGGATAAAATCAAATCCTAAAAAAGCCAGAATAGATAGTAAAATATCTGATAGTTTTCTTATGTATTTTAAATGCAGAATAAAGCTGTATATGAGAATACTTATCAAAGACCAGGTTTCTTTGGGATCCCAGCTCCAGTATGAACCCCAGCTTTGATAAGCCCATACAGCACCAAAGATTGTGCCTATGACAAGCAACATTAAACCAAAATAAATGTTTATCTCAATAATATTTGAGAGTTGCTCTGTGCTTTTATTTTTTTTCTTTATAAAAAAGTAGATTATAATGTTTAGAAGACCTAATATTGCAGCAATTGAAAAAAATCCATAACTGATAATGGAAAATGCCACATGTATAACAAGCCAGTATGATTTTAGCACAGGCACCATATTTGTTATCTGGGGATTTACATCGCTGATTGCTGCCGTAAGCATAAACATACCCGCTGCAAAAAAACCTCCGCCAAAGACAAGGGGGGATTTTTTTATGAAAAGCATTGAGACAAGGGCACTTGAAAAACCTATAAATACAATAGACTCATAGGCATCAGACCAGGGAGCATGGGATGCTATATACCAGCGCAAACCCATATTGGCAGCATGTATGAGAATAGCTATAAAGCCCAGACTGTATAGTGTTTTTTTGATTTTTTTGAGTTGTTTTTGAAAGATTATCTCAACCAATCCGATTATTATTCCTATTATTCCAAGCAGCGTATAGACACCTATGAGTTTTTCAAATATATTCAGGTGGTTGTAAAGAATCTCTAAATTTAATTTTGTTTTTGATGGCATAATAGAGCCCGCAAGGTTTTTTTGAAGTGTATAGAGCGTATCTACTTGTTTTGTTAATTGTTTTGCATTGTTATCCTTTAAGGCTTTTATAATTCTGTAAAAAATTAGAAATTCTTGTGAGTAGAGTT is drawn from Hippea jasoniae and contains these coding sequences:
- the tmk gene encoding dTMP kinase encodes the protein MRQKNKKNSYKYIAFEGIDKSGKTTIAEKFADYLSIEYPVFLTKEPGAKSGVFRDLLLSQRWNKKTELFLFLADRADGVELIKKRLTEGIVISDRSLYSTLAYQGYGEGIDIDFLTELNRFATDNLFPDVVFLIDIDLDTMKKRSSQADAIESKSIEFFKRVREGYLRLADRFDNFFVIDGTKTIEKVFNQVVDIWNSL
- a CDS encoding 3'-5' exoribonuclease YhaM family protein; this encodes MYDCIEAIKQKRIKKIEKETFLVSEKHILKARNGDEYVGLKLKDRSGIIDAKIWNNLLHLKDRFEAGDFVKITGESNFYNDNWQVIIKDIEKIDEKDVDKKAFLPSTSKNLDQLQNELFGLIDSIKHPGLKKLLEEIFTDEVFFERFIHAPAAKSMHHAYVGGLLEHTVSVGKIALSLTKEYKDIDRDMLISCALLHDIGKVYELDPMTFNYTTEGKLIGHIIIGYTIVQNKLEKLNVSEDTKINLLHCILAHHGEYEYGSPKKPKTKEAILINLIDMLDSRMEPVLNAKIDENTGWSDMIRIIGKSIYAPKKQKELL
- a CDS encoding RNA-binding S4 domain-containing protein — translated: MRLDLFLKQTRIIKRRSIAKQMCDDGFVFVNSKKAKASTEIKKGDTIEIFFKQKKVRYRVEEVPQSTVRKNEAYKYFTMIGEEYYE
- the metG gene encoding methionine--tRNA ligase, with protein sequence MKKHYITTPIYYVNDVPHIGHSYTTLAADTLARYRRLLGDEVFFLTGTDEHGQKIQKAAKQQGLSPKQLADRVVENFKKLWVKLDITNNYFIRTTNENHKKCVQEAFEYIYKKGDIYKGEYEGWYCIPCESYYSEIEIGEDKTCPVCGRKLDLVKEESYFFKLSAYQDRLLDFYNKHPDFVLPQSRYNEIKSFVNMGLKDLSITRTSFDWGIPVPFDDKHVIYVWFDALLNYVSAIGCKKGEFNSIWPADVHFVGKDILRFHAVYWPAFLMALDIELPKHVVAHGWWTVDGKKMSKSLGNVVDPNEMIEKYPRDAYRYFLLRNVPFGLDGDFSESELIERINSDLVNDFGNLLNRSLTMMEKYSGGIIERPEAIEDDTLSTSAKDTFDKVKKDLEVFRFDEALIDIFEYIRKVNKYITEKEPWSLKKAKKEDELKEVLYNIYAALKFISGVISPFLPDAASKMQKMLAIDKNHKIDFYLDFYNIEKATVKKEGMLFERIETEKSKEEKTEKKEEDKRISIDEFFNVKLKVAKVLEAESVEKSRKLLKLKIDIGEKKPRTLVAGLKEFYKPEELVGKYIIVVANLKPAKLMGIESNGMLLAAKDGENLALLTVEKPVKPGASIS
- a CDS encoding peptidyl-prolyl cis-trans isomerase yields the protein MKSFLVAVVIIVFSLTARAELIDKIVATVNGGPITLYELKNIAGFYQAKTPKQLLNEVIDGYLIEQMAKNVGIEVTDEEVEKYIQQIANQNNLTVDEFLNKLKESGIDLHYYKEGIKLRIYQIKFARRSFLPTIKISKKEIKNYIKQHKELFEQNTKLFQLDIITLKTLKDAQKAYKLLKEGKSFDEVAAKYSLNKQTKRVIPVGAVNPYLREKLLSLKAGEYSDIIESDGNYYIVKLLGYKNSSDIETIARNRLIEQRLQAKLNSWLKMVRSRADIEIYLK
- a CDS encoding PSP1 domain-containing protein, which translates into the protein MKIAIVEFMRVGHLYPYTFDGIELERGDMVLAEYERGLQLGKVVKIDEIQTTDEDVKPIIRKATQEDLETYNENRELEKKAFEVCREEIKKFQLNMKLVKVEYMMDRKKIVFYFTSPTRVDFRSLVKSLASIFKARIEMRQIGVRDEARILGGLGLCGDELCCSRFLRVFNPVTMKMTKQQNLNINVKKISGACGRLMCCLWYEHELYEEFLEIAPPMDALGRAGEIEGRVVYINPIKRTVILRTQDGIMAEVAFNEVEVIEKPQNSMEDDQNNDEGEEQ